Proteins found in one Campylobacter lari genomic segment:
- the putP gene encoding sodium/proline symporter PutP: protein MEVVQINTQIAIMFVAYSALMLFIGFYFYKQNKNSEDYFLGGRSMGPVVSALSAGASDMSGWLLMGLPGALYVSGLAESYIAIGLSIGAFLNWAFVAKRLRIYTSVIANSITIPDYFETRFDDDKHILRVVCAIVILIFFTFYVSSGLVGGAKLFEATFGIQYDYALTTGTVIIVAYTFLGGYKAVCWTDLIQGLLMMSALIVVPIVMIYHLGGFSEAVNIVKEIKPNTFSMGEGLSFLGIVSALSWGLGYFGQPHILVRFMSIRSTKDIPIATFVGISWMVISLIGACLIGILGIAYVSKFELSLQDPEKIFIVMSQLLFNPWIAGILLSAILAAIMSTASSQLLVSSSTIAEDFYKRIFNKEASNKTVMTLGRFGVLAVAVIAFIISTDKNSSVLSIVAYAWAGFGASFGSVMLFSLFWSKMTRYAAIAGMITGAVVVVVYKNFLAEWLNFPIYEIIPGFLAASVVIVLVSLVTKVRPGTKAAYETMLKHL, encoded by the coding sequence ATGGAGGTTGTTCAAATTAATACTCAAATTGCGATAATGTTTGTCGCATATTCAGCACTAATGCTTTTTATCGGATTTTATTTTTATAAACAAAATAAAAATTCAGAGGACTATTTTTTAGGTGGTCGTTCTATGGGACCAGTGGTTTCAGCACTTAGTGCTGGAGCTTCTGATATGAGCGGTTGGCTTTTAATGGGTTTGCCAGGAGCATTATATGTAAGTGGTTTGGCTGAAAGTTATATTGCAATAGGTCTTAGTATAGGAGCGTTTTTAAACTGGGCTTTTGTAGCAAAAAGACTTAGAATTTATACTAGTGTGATTGCAAATTCTATTACAATTCCAGATTATTTTGAAACAAGGTTTGATGACGATAAGCATATATTAAGAGTGGTTTGTGCTATTGTTATTTTAATTTTCTTTACTTTTTATGTTTCATCAGGGCTTGTAGGTGGAGCAAAACTTTTTGAAGCAACTTTTGGAATTCAATATGATTATGCTTTAACTACAGGAACTGTTATTATAGTTGCTTATACATTTTTAGGTGGATATAAGGCAGTTTGTTGGACGGATTTGATTCAAGGTTTATTAATGATGAGTGCTTTGATTGTTGTGCCTATAGTGATGATTTATCATTTAGGTGGCTTTAGTGAAGCTGTTAATATAGTCAAAGAAATTAAGCCAAATACTTTTTCTATGGGAGAAGGATTAAGCTTTTTAGGTATAGTTTCAGCGCTTTCATGGGGACTTGGATATTTTGGTCAGCCACATATTTTGGTGCGTTTTATGTCTATAAGATCAACTAAAGACATCCCAATTGCTACTTTTGTAGGAATTTCTTGGATGGTTATATCTTTAATAGGTGCTTGTTTGATAGGTATTTTAGGTATAGCCTATGTGAGTAAATTTGAGCTTAGTTTGCAAGATCCTGAAAAAATTTTTATTGTAATGTCACAATTACTTTTTAATCCTTGGATAGCAGGCATTTTACTTAGTGCTATTTTAGCAGCTATTATGAGTACAGCAAGTTCGCAATTACTTGTTTCAAGTTCAACTATAGCAGAAGATTTTTATAAAAGAATTTTCAATAAAGAAGCATCTAATAAAACAGTGATGACTTTGGGTAGATTTGGTGTTTTAGCGGTAGCTGTGATAGCTTTTATTATTTCTACTGATAAAAACTCAAGTGTGTTAAGTATAGTAGCTTATGCTTGGGCGGGATTTGGAGCAAGTTTTGGTTCTGTAATGCTCTTTTCGTTATTTTGGTCAAAAATGACAAGATACGCTGCTATTGCAGGTATGATTACTGGTGCAGTTGTAGTTGTAGTATATAAAAATTTCTTAGCCGAGTGGCTTAATTTTCCTATTTATGAAATCATTCCAGGATTTTTAGCTGCTTCTGTTGTGATTGTTTTAGTGAGCTTGGTTACAAAAGTGCGCCCAGGAACTAAAGCAGCTT